In the genome of Phaeodactylum tricornutum CCAP 1055/1 chromosome 18, whole genome shotgun sequence, one region contains:
- a CDS encoding predicted protein, translated as MTAKSLILFHVNPLYGLKASDFLNDTTNSVFQIVLQEGHFELKNLIDKTEENKPFVSSSFDGVLAAAHTVVISDSMFTENSFLIETENFLREGLPSLVKYYEAGGNVMVHCAEGVYEIGNLLSASFGTKWQLGAIESTKCIPTSKGLELLGIEPFEAYLSGKVHFMKTSPDEGIVAYNMYKNKEEFFNENDLDPDEPEDDAEESWQRYLQQYEHQHAVAFYKGGNGMIIWNGDRGQNTEMQGVFMKLLQLSSKE; from the coding sequence ATGACAGCCAAGAGCTTGATTCTATTCCATGTGAACCCCTTATACGGGCTGAAAGCATCTGACTTTCTCAACGACACGACCAATTCTGTTTTTCAGATCGTTCTTCAGGAGGGTCACTTCGAATTAAAGAATTTGATCGATAAAACAGAAGAGAATAAGCCGTTTGTCTCTTCTTCGTTTGACGGAGTTCTTGCGGCGGCCCACACGGTGGTGATCAGTGATTCTATGTTTACCGAAAACAGCTTTCTGATCGAAACAGAAAACTTTCTTAGAGAAGGTTTACCGTCGCTGGTCAAGTACTACGAAGCTGGTGGGAACGTCATGGTCCATTGCGCCGAGGGAGTGTATGAGATCGGGAATTTGCTTTCCGCCAGCTTTGGTACAAAATGGCAGCTGGGAGCGATCGAATCCACCAAATGCATCCCCACGAGCAAAGGGCTTGAATTGCTTGGCATTGAACCATTTGAAGCATACTTGAGCGGAAAAGTCCACTTTATGAAGACTTCCCCAGACGAAGGTATCGTTGCCTACAATATGTACAAAAACAAAGAGGAATTTTTCAACGAAAATGATCTTGATCCCGATGAACCCGAggacgatgcggaagagaGCTGGCAGCGGTACTTGCAGCAATACGAACACCAGCATGCTGTTGCATTTTATAAAGGAGGAAACGGCATGATCATCTGGAATGGGGATAGAGGGCAAAACACAGAGATGCAAGGTGTTTTCATGAAGTTGCTTCAGCTAAGCTCGAAGGAATAG
- a CDS encoding predicted protein, whose translation MTLSGAAVPHRTDTESDSTSQSPLFSANDEDRRLAQALDQQLVLVADHVSVEEQVVGEEAGEIHLQDSDSSLPSSSLRDNDNGGAPTVGNVDPTWPKLPLIVCDLGYGIPNEARPRKEKILAIARQVVNFLTWQLTETRGSSGYDYGRQRRPATIIVGCPDISIQSALLDRMQILWTQEQSREPFPSHLGFSNRPITGQAAFSTSGPRPPSVLYLSPDSEHVLDAIQDPPDIIIVGLLIDRRVQLDRSKNRAAALSLPTARWPLEDVVVDMDHREPLNCDCILEGTQAWFWNVEHAHKQQQATSCPTKLDKHLLHDAIFQAIRRHVARHPERPRHKPQNS comes from the coding sequence ATGACGCTGAGTGGGGCCGCTGTTCCGCATCGGACTGATACGGAGTCTGATTCTACCTCTCAGTCTCCCCTTTTTTCCGCGAATGACGAGGATCGTCGGCTAGCCCAGGCCTTGGATCAACAATTGGTACTAGTCGCAGATCACGTTTCCGTAGAGGAACAGGTAGTGGGCGAAGAAGCGGGCGAAATCCATTTACAAGATAGCGATTCGTCCCTGCCCTCCTCGTCTTTGCGAGACAATGATAATGGCGGAGCTCCTACGGTGGGAAACGTCGATCCCACCTGGCCAAAACTACCCTTGATTGTGTGTGATTTAGGCTACGGCATTCCGAACGAAGCCCGCCCCCGGAAAGAGAAGATCCTCGCTATTGCTCGGCAAGTTGTCAACTTTCTGACCTGGCAACTGACGGAAACGAGAGGTTCGTCAGGTTATGATTATGGTCGACAACGGCGTCCCGCAACGATTATTGTGGGCTGTCCGGACATTTCCATTCAATCCGCATTGCTGGATCGAATGCAGATTCTCTGGACGCAAGAGCAAAGTAGAGAACCGTTTCCTTCGCATCTTGGCTTTAGTAATCGCCCTATAACGGGACAAGCGGCTTTCTCGACGTCGGGTCCACGGCCACCGTCGGTACTCTACTTGTCGCCCGATTCCGAACACGTACTAGACGCTATTCAAGATCCACCCGATATCATCATTGTTGGTTTGTTGATTGATCGTCGTGTTCAGCTGGATCGTAGCAAAAATCGTGCGGCAGCATTGTCCCTACCGACTGCGCGGTGGCCTCTGGAAGATGTGGTTGTCGATATGGATCACCGGGAGCCTTTAAACTGCGATTGCATACTGGAAGGGACTCAGGCGTGGTTCTGGAATGTAGAACACGCGcacaaacaacaacaagcaacaTCATGCCCAACCAAGCTTGACAAACATCTGCTTCACGATGCCATCTTTCAAGCCATCAGGCGTCATGTGGCTCGACATCCTGAGCGGCCACGACACAAGCCACAAAATTCATAG
- a CDS encoding predicted protein, with protein MSSGYQWSGVSAAQVEEWVQQSNNPADSAQQWQATRNLQEWTASNVNVPAILLQLLTTSCGSNARPNTSTHREAVQFYALTTLGRLPLAPEERRHMRTFLLSQFSFLAANGSDSRSSTNTPSSPSAFLRNKAAMLLTQQILTDVPTGNWNTVEPDLLRLAGTDPLLFLKTVETLLEDFQTNETDKDSIRQVKDFLKGHLTPHDTNPTFLESLFSTVAQILSQSLSTNPSESKHAVILLAIQTVKGFFQWTELIFLGKESANRVLEQLLVCLQPQQPEEIQWTALQAWQEWITSDSVVSKERESSIQTATDPKLPVLTALLEKIHEYNLLPYTGESAYEIEVVIEVGKVVNTMGLEITHLWQQTASNGNADDSSVHTLFHQILDLFFRAFAYDDIDVSLAVLPLASKLAAVMSDEPAHDAKDSCNQLLRRHLPQTLNILYQQIKYPKDFSFNFIDDENAEEEQYREELGKLYVKLVRVAPTTCFQFVCEAAAQWLDRTNSSNTNDGCITMSNAPTPDLEATLRLLYKYCEGIRPTPGMKTAMKNQTFCALLVALHESPIANHGHFEILCWYYDVAVRYYPIFQHSNHTILLSRVLDAMTGARGLQHGHARVRSRCCYLLLRLVKAIAPLLRPFVETAVAGIQGLLTNTTLELRPDDTLYLFETIGLLLGKTGIDAPEQARYLTLVMTPHVRSIEKSLQDPRLLQDTEFFGDRLAQSIAALAHLSKGFSKPAQSIQLVLMETVNITQIIMEALPNHEQVRNKTMVLLPRMIQCLGDQVLDKIPRFLYILIEHCNSEDVLFVSQIFNQLCIKFKEASVPVIDGALMPFLRKCYALVPATDDVAGTSDVPPHLRTEQLSIQKLTFVVLQHIVTHNASAVLMSPTNVGNLESVLRSMSDGAVYVTDPIVQKTCVKFFREWLEQLTNQNTELNRYRRGFLVFCGQTFLPGMLHVLLSPSFDHRDAMQARVVAELAGALYGWASQVSDNDALELTSRIPALADNSNVAVALRAVGSAKDAETWLTQIFQSYKS; from the coding sequence ATGTCGTCGGGATACCAGTGGAGCGGCGTATCGGCAGCGCAAGTCGAAGAGTGGGTGCAGCAATCGAACAATCCAGCCGACTCTGCGCAACAGTGGCAAGCCACACGAAATCTTCAAGAATGGACGGCTTCCAACGTCAACGTTCCCGCGATCCTGCTCCAGCTGTTGACCACATCCTGCGGCTCCAACGCCCGTCCAAATACGTCCACCCACCGAGAGGCTGTACAATTTTATGCTTTGACGACACTGGGGAGACTCCCACTCGCTCCGGAGGAACGGAGGCACATGCGGACGTTCCTCCTCTCGCAATTCTCCTTTTTGGCGGCGAACGGGAGCGACAGTCGTAGTAGTACCAATACGCCAAGCAGCCCTTCTGCTTTTCTACGCAACAAGGCAGCCATGCTTCTTACGCAACAGATTTTGACGGATGTTCCCACCGGAAACTGGAATACGGTCGAACCGGATCTCTTGCGACTGGCAGGGACGGACCCGCTTTTGTTTCTCAAAACTGTCGAAACGCTACTGGAAGATTTCCAAACCAACGAAACCGACAAAGACTCCATTCGCCAAGTCAAGGATTTCCTAAAGGGGCATTTGACCCCGCATGATACCAATCCAACGTTTCTAGAAAGTCTTTTTTCCACCGTCGCGCAAATTCTATCCCAATCATTGTCCACCAACCCATCCGAATCGAAACACGCCGTCATTTTACTCGCAATCCAAACCGTCAAGGGCTTCTTCCAGTGGACGGAGCTAATCTTTCTTGGAAAGGAGTCGGCCAACCGCGTCTTGGAGCAACTGTTGGTTTGCTTGCAACCGCAACAACCGGAGGAAATTCAATGGACGGCTCTCCAAGCTTGGCAGGAGTGGATCACATCCGATTCGGTCGTTTCCAAAGAGAGGGAATCCTCGATTCAGACAGCGACCGACCCTAAACTTCCCGTACTGACGGCTCTTTTGGAGAAGATACATGAATACAATCTACTCCCATACACGGGAGAGTCGGCCTACGAAATCGAAGTTGTCATTGAAGTTGGTAAGGTCGTCAACACCATGGGTTTGGAAATTACACATTTATGGCAACAGACCGCTTCCAACGGCAACGCCGACGACAGTTCCGTACACACACTCTTTCATCAGATTCTTGATTTATTCTTTCGCGCTTTTGCCTACGACGATATCGATGTATCGTTGGCCGTTCTGCCTCTTGCCAGCAAGCTGGCGGCCGTCATGTCCGACGAGCCCGCTCACGATGCGAAGGATTCCTGTAACCAACTCTTGCGACGTCACTTACCGCAAACGCTCAACATCCTCTACCAACAAATCAAGTATCCCAAAGATTTCTCCTTCAACTTCATCGACGATGAAaatgcggaagaagaacaatATCGCGAAGAGCTGGGAAAGTTGTACGTGAAACTCGTACGGGTAGCGCCCACAACTTGTTTCCAGTTCGTCTGTGAAGCGGCGGCTCAATGGCTCGATCGCACCAATAGTAGCAATACTAACGATGGGTGTATAACCATGTCCAACGCTCCGACTCCCGACCTGGAAGCAACTTTGAGACTCCTTTACAAATACTGTGAGGGAATACGGCCCACACCGGGTATGAAAACGGCCATGAAAAACCAAACATTTTGCGCCTTACTGGTTGCCTTGCACGAGTCCCCTATTGCTAATCACGGACATTTTGAAATCCTTTGTTGGTACTACGACGTTGCCGTGCGCTACTATCCCATTTTTCAACATTCCAATCATACTATTCTTTTGTCGCGCGTTCTCGATGCAATGACAGGGGCCCGCGGTCTACAGCACGGACACGCTCGGGTTAGATCACGCTGTTGCTATTTGCTGCTACGTCTAGTTAAAGCCATTGCTCCGCTGTTGCGTCCGTTCGTGGAGACAGCCGTTGCAGGAATCCAGGGACTGTTGACGAATACAACCCTCGAGCTGCGACCGGACGATACATTGTACCTGTTTGAGACTATTGGACTGCTACTGGGGAAAACAGGAATCGACGCACCGGAACAGGCACGATATTTGACTCTCGTCATGACGCCGCACGTCCGTTCCATAGAAAAATCCTTACAAGACCCCAGATTGCTCCAGGATACCGAATTCTTTGGAGACCGCTTAGCCCAGTCGATCGCCGCGCTAGCGCATTTGAGCAAGGGCTTCTCGAAACCAGCGCAGTCCATTCAACTTGTCTTGATGGAGACGGTCAACATTACGCAAATTATAATGGAAGCGCTCCCAAACCATGAACAAGTGCGGAACAAAACCATGGTTTTACTACCACGAATGATCCAATGTCTCGGTGATCAGGTCTTGGATAAGATCCCTCGTTTCTTGTACATTTTGATTGAGCACTGCAACTCGGAGGATGTTTTGTTTGTATCCCAAATTTTCAATCAGCTTTGCATCAAGTTTAAAGAAGCGTCGGTTCCTGTCATTGACGGTGCGTTAATGCCCTTTTTACGAAAATGCTACGCACTGGTGCCTGCTACCGATGACGTTGCTGGGACTTCTGACGTTCCACCCCATTTGCGAACGGAACAGCTTTCAATTCAGAAGTTGACCTTTGTCGTACTTCAGCACATTGTGACGCACAACGCATCCGCCGTTCTGATGTCTCCTACCAATGTCGGCAATCTGGAATCTGTGTTACGTTCCATGTCGGATGGAGCAGTGTATGTGACCGACCCTATTGTTCAGAAGACGTGCGTCAAATTTTTCCGAGAATGGCTGGAACAGTTGACCAACCAGAATACTGAACTGAATCGATACCGCCGAGGGTTTTTGGTGTTTTGCGGTCAAACCTTCCTCCCAGGTATGTTGCACGTTCTATTGAGTCCATCGTTTGATCATCGAGACGCCATGCAGGCTCGTGTGGTCGCGGAATTGGCTGGTGCCTTATACGGTTGGGCATCTCAAGTAAGTGACAATGATGCGTTGGAATTGACGAGTCGGATTCCCGCGTTGGCGGACAACTCGAACGTTGCCGTCGCTCTGCGAGCCGTGGGTAGCGCGAAAGACGCCGAGACGTGGTTAACACAGATCTTTCAGAGCTACAAGAGTTAA
- a CDS encoding predicted protein, with protein sequence MFKSNASATHRTASMISDISHEFEEEGFGRVRLLAPLSSSRRGPFYEFRLNEMTVNKLQFASLGLYGRDEEIRKLQEVFVKMKSQSRELVMISGAAGTGKSALAQNLQKSVQKAKGFYISGKFDVKQRDEPYAGIVTACRQLCDDVLSLTEPLPEIAPEQTVEPCTGFLPPQSSLYRWNFSFEEMKAKLQQELGQEAEVLSTVIPNLKQIVGGDYLLAPESGVGRLEARNRFNFAFRRFMRVMGSFGPLVMVLDDLQWADLASLDLVQLLITDRENPSLMVVGCYRDNEVHDAHLMTKMIRDIKTSSDEDGVSLTSITVGNLEVPQVDKMLEDLLSSTPKKTMELAEVVHKKTLGNVFYVIQFLSQLAEDELLSFNIGSLKWTWDIEKVLLSTASTANVVELMQKKLNKLPKGVSEVLQLIACLGSTFNYGLFQLVVHHLHAIKPPKIPIESPQVDTSSENPTSNGFRAIDCLNISVNEGIVECCGEYSFRWVHDKIQEATYSLIDRDELVGIQYRIGQLLMNSLTPDDIDTIIFVVVKLLNEGAAAGLATDYAMCDRVAKLNLRAGVKAIETSAFLTATVYLAKGIELLSNDHWNSQYDLSLELYSTAAEAEFCVGNFDRMTNLCNEVLDLSNRPLLDKRRAYNVLLDSLGAQDRMSEASELCLYALYLLNCQLPKYLIKMFVVAGFLRTKVLLKRLTSEKVSDLPTMKEKSKIWAMALLGRLTTFSYLEELDILPLVILKSLRWTLRFGVSEFSPPAFALVGLSLVAHLNDFTGGKVYAQHALSLLESIHSRKVESRTIFVTQAFVMHWTDPIQSTRKPLLHGYQVGMAMGDTESAMWCIYFYLENSMHGGGTLPCLAADLRIYSNQMREFKQSKQLASTLLLWQVVLNLMGESENSVVLTGEAVNQDLTLRQAHDNVHLYAALRRMQLYIACLFEEFELAVGLIKETGINYFEKVMPAVFGLCPLAFLNGMACFAVASKRCGRKYRMLGKKFLRKISGWVEKGNVNVRHYESLLEAELAALDGRRSIALKHYDISILLAGRQGFIQDQAMAHQKLGEFHLKSANMQDAEYHVGEAIKLYEEWGAFQKAHHIKVKHEKLLAPPSEILVAT encoded by the exons ATGTTCAAGTCGAACGCATCGGCAACACATCGAACGGCCTCTATGATTAGCGATATTTCTCACGAGTTCGAAGAGGAAGGCTTCGGACGAGTACGATTGTTAGCCCCCTTGAGTTCCTCGCGACGCGGCCCTTTTTATGAATTCCGTTTGAATGAAATGACGGTCAATAAGCTCCAGTTTGCTTCGCTCGGTCTCTACGGACGCGACGAGGAGATACGGAAGCTTCAGGaagtctttgtcaaaatgAAAAGCCAATCTCGGGAACTTGTAATGATTTCGGGCGCGGCCGGAACGGGGAAATCCGCTTTGGCCCAGAATTTACAGAAATCTGTACAAAAGGCCAAGGGATTTTACATTTCGGGAAAATTCGACGTCAAGCAACGTGATGAACCTTACGCAGGCATAGTCACCGCCTGTCGTCAGCTATGTGACGATGTTTTGTCCTTAACCGAGCCTTTACCAGAAATTGCACCAGAACAGACAGTCGAGCCGTGTACAGGATTTCTGCCTCCACAAAGCTCGCTATATCGTTGGaacttttctttcgaagaaatgaaagcAAAATTGCAGCAGGAACTGGGTCAAGAAGCTGAGGTTCTGTCGACTGTGATACCAAACCTGAAACAAATTGTCGGGGGTGACTATTTGTTGGCACCGGAGTCTGGAGTTGGCCGTCTTGAAGCAAGGAATCGTTTCAACTTCGCCTTTCGGCGATTCATGAGAGTAATGGGTAGTTTTGGACCTCTTGTCATGGTGCTGGATGATCTACAGTGGGCGGACTTGGCGTCCCTAGACTTGGTACAGCTTCTCATCACGGATCGGGAAAATCCATCCCTGATGGTGGTAGGCTGCTATCGTGACAACGAAGTTCACGATGCGCACTTGATGACAAAAATGATCCGTGACATCAAGACGAGCAGTGATGAAGATGGCGTTTCATTAACATCAATTACTGTGGGAAATCTCGAAGTTCCACAGGTTGACAAAATGCTGGAAGATTTGCTGTCCTCTACCCCCAAAAAGACGATGGAGCTTGCCGAGGTCGTTCATAAGAAGACACTCGGTAATGTGTTCTACGTCATACAGTTCCTTTCACAACTAGCGGAAGATGAACTGTTATCTTTCAATATTGGATCTCTCAAATGGACCTGGGACATCGAAAAAGTACTGTTGAGTACTGCATCGACAGCAAACGTCGTCGAACTGATGCAAAAGAAACTCAACAAGCTTCCAAAAGGGGTTTCAGAAGTGCTTCAGTTGATTGCTTGTCTCGGATCTACGTTCAACTATGGACTTTTCCAACTTGTGGTTCATCATCTTCACGCAATCAAGCCACCAAAAATTCCGATCGAATCGCCCCAAGTCGATACCTCCTCTGAAAACCCAACTTCCAACGGATTTCGTGCGATTGATTGCTTGAACATTTCCGTCAACGAAGGTATAGTCGAATGTTGCGGAGAGTACTCGTTTCGCTGGGTACACGATAAGATACAAGAAGCAACCTACTCATTGATAGACCGGGATGAGCTGGTAGGGATTCAATATCGAATTGGTCAATTGTTGATGAACAGTTTGACGCCTGACGATATCGACACCATTATTTTCGTCGTGGTCAAGTTGTTGAACGAAGGAGCAGCAGCAGGTCTTGCCACGGACTATGCGATGTGCGATCGAGTGGCCAAGTTGAATCTTCGTGCTGGAGTGAAAGCAATTGAGACTTCTGCATTTTTGACCGCAACAGTCTACCTGGCAAAAGGAATTGAGCTACTGTCCAATGACCATTGGAACAGCCAGTACGATCTGAGCCTAGAGTTATATTCTACCGCTGCGGAGGCTGAATTTTGCGTCGGAAATTTCGATCGCATGACCAACCTTTGCAATGAAGTCCTGGATTTGTCGAATCGGCCTCTTTTGGACAAGAGACGGGCGTACAATGTGCTCTTGGATTCATTGGGTGCGCAAGACCGTATGAGCGAAGCTTCCGAGTTGTGTTTGTACGCTCTATATTTACTGAACTGCCAACTTCCAAAATACCTCATCAAAATGTTTGTAGTCGCTGGATTTTTACGAACCAAGGTTTTGCTCAAGCGTTTGACATCAGAAAAAGTGTCCGATCTACCAACAATGAAAGAAAAGTCCAAAATATGGGCAATGGCCTTGCTTGGAAGGCTGACAACTTTTTCATACTTGGAAGAATTGGACATACTACCTCTGGTTATTCTCAAAAGCTTGAGATGGACTCTCCGGTTCGGTGTCAGCGAATTTTCTCCACCTGCCTTTGCTCTCGTCGGCCTATCCCTCGTTGCCCATCTGAATGATTTCACTGGAGGGAAAGTGTACGCTCAACATGCTTTGAGTTTACTGGAATCAATCCACTCCCGTAAAGTAGAGTCGCGCACCATATTTGTCACCCAGGCTTTTGTTATGCACTGGACGGACCCAATTCAAAGCACTCGGAAGCCATTGTTACATGGTTACCAAGTTGGAATGGCAATGGGCGACACGGAAAGCGCCATGTGGTGCATCTACTTCTACCTAGAAAACTCTATGCATGGAGGTGGAACCCTTCCGTGTCTGGCCGCTGATTTACGGATATACAGCAATCAAATGAGGGAATTCAAACAGTCAAAACAACTCGCTTCTACTCTTCTCCTGTGGCAGGTAGTTTTGAATCTGATGGGCGAGTCGGAAAACTCTGTAGTTTTGACGGGGGAAGCTGTTAACCAAGACCTAACTTTGAGGCAAGCACATGATAACGTTCATCTGTACGCCGCGCTCCGACGAATGCAGCTTTACATCGCATGCTTGTTTGAGGAGTTTGAGCTAGCTGTCGGTTTGATTAAGGAGACGGGGATCAACTATTTTGAGAAAGTAATGCCGGCAGTCTTTGGACTGTGCCCATTGGCCTTTTTGAATGGAATGGCATGTTTTGCCGTTGCATCGAAAAGATGCGGAAGAAAATATCGGATGTTGGGCAAGAAATTTCTCAGGAAAATTTCGGGCTGGGTGGAAAAGGGG AATGTTAATGTCCGTCACTATGAGTCTCTTCTAGAAGCTGAACTCGCTGCCTTGGATGGACGGCGTAGTATCGCCTTGAAGCACTACGATATTTCTATTCTTTTGGCTGGTCGTCAAGGATTTATCCAAGACCAGGCTATGGCGCACCAAAAATTGGGCGAATTTCACTTAAAGTCTGCAAACATGCAAGATGCGGAATATCATGTGGGGGAAGCAATAAAGCTCTATGAGGAGTGGGGCGCTTTCCAGAAAGCTCACCATATTAAAGTTAAACACGAAAAGCTTCTTGCGCCTCCCTCCGAAATTCTTGTGGCTACGTAA
- a CDS encoding predicted protein, which yields MVGWWWAPQATAVASCEPPAGKTYLTIGQDLAAIQDYVTDQFSYSLHRAQTRQKKGLKLNDMRLDWYRVALSHVLTFAQFLRPYVPRNEIAVGPIPPLTVADFLPAATMVYTDIQTLSGLKTPIDYGSGVQDAVGVTLEGQVPGLQIGLWLNGTTGCADIMAGKLKAEIDSLMTFLTNESNATKVFLRVGYEFDNPGFGYNSDPALYTKAYVKIVNSCRFWPACRNKVIFVWHSWGAGLPANTTLADFYPGDDVVDWVGVSIFSQFYQHYPSLGSISTLNNVLDFANFHNKPTMIAESTPFGGVHVLKDPWRDWYHPVLKIINAYDIGMWSYIDCDWDSLSMWNGTGFGDSRLAANQTITRLCQKYVLKNPRFVQHAGLCAVGPAKTGTRVSKKGGKKPFDWTEWMSKGKKDKMDNVDEGNTFGWDSDGSSGRLDLLAARGKDGFLIANGSSFFFVGGILIALLASLWTHRRHRRRGYETINELLV from the exons ATGGTTGGATGGTGGTGGGCCCCACAAGCGACTGCAGTCGCGTCTTGTGAACCTCCAGCTGGGAAGACCTATTTGACCATAGGCCAAGACCTGGCTGCGATTCAAGACTACGTCACGGATCAGTTCTCGTACAGTTTGCACCGAGCTCAAACAAGGCAGAAGAAGGGTTTGAAATT AAACGATATGCGACTCGACTGGTATCGCGTTGCTCTTTCTCACGTCTTAACCTTTGCTCAATTTTTACGCCCTTACGTGCCTAGGAATGAAATCGCCGTGGGACCGATTCCGCCGCTGACGGTGGCAGACTTTTTGCCAGCCGCAACCATGGTCTACACGGACATCCAGACGCTCAGCGGTTTGAAAACACCGATCGACTACGGTAGCGGCGTCCAGGACGCCGTCGGCGTCACTCTGGAAGGACAGGTACCTGGTCTCCAAATTGGCTTGTGGTTAAACGGCACCACCGGATGTGCGGATATTATGGCGGGAAAGTTAAAGGCAGAGATTGACTCGTTGATGACCTTTCTGACAAACGAAAGCAACGCCACCAAGGTCTTTTTGCGCGTTGGATACGAGTTTGACAATCCAGGTTTTGGGTACAATAGTGATCCGGCGCTCTACACGAAAGCCTACGTCAAGATTGTCAACAGTTGCCGTTTCTGGCCGGCTTGCCGCAACAAGGTCATCTTTGTTTGGCATTCGTGGGGAGCCGGTTTACCCGCGAATACCACACTAGCCGACTTTTATCCTGGCGATGATGTCGTCGATTGGGTCGGGGTGAGCATTTTTTCCCAGTTCTACCAGCACTATCCTAGTCTCGGCAGTATCTCGACATTGAACAACGTCTTGGACTTTGCCAACTTCCACAACAAACCCACTATGATCGCGGAATCGACGCCGTTTGGAGGGGTTCATGTCTTGAAAGACCCCTGGAGAGATTGGTATCATCCAGTACTGAAAATAATCAATGCGTACGATATTGGTATGTGGAGCTACATTGATTGCGACTGGGACTCTCTGTCTATGTGGAATGGAACGGGTTTCGGAGACTCGCGCTTGGCGGCGAACCAAACAATCACAcgcctttgtcaaaaatatGTTTTGAAGAATCCACGTTTCGTTCAGCACGCAGGCCTTTGTGCCGTCGGCCCCGCCAAAACAGGTACACGAGTCTCTAAAAAGGGTGGCAAAAAGCCATTTGATTGGACAGAATGGATGAGTAAGGGCAAAAAAGACAAGATGGATAATGTAGACGAGGGCAACACATTTGGATGGGATAGCGACGGCAGCAGTGGACGCTTAGATCTTTTGGCTGCGAGGGGGAAGGATGGTTTTCTTATAGCTAATGGttcgtcctttttctttgtggGGGGCATCCTTATTGCCTTGCTTGCCTCGCTTTGGACTCATCGACGACATCGTCGCCGAGGATACGAAACCATCAATGAACTGTTGGTGTAG
- a CDS encoding predicted protein — translation RVEPKSYFANERTFIQWISAALLQVTVAVILLEYASHHPEYPLVSVGLLLCGAAGIVLTYALFNYHRRVKLLNTGSPYGYIDYMGPTFLALTIVVGIVVITVI, via the coding sequence CGGGTCGAACCCAAGAGCTACTTTGCCAATGAGCGTACATTCATTCAATGGATTAGTGCTGCTCTGTTACAGGTGACAGTTGCCGTCATCCTTCTCGAGTATGCCTCTCACCACCCCGAATATCCGTTGGTTTCGGTAGGCCTTCTGCTATGTGGAGCTGCCGGTATCGTGCTCACGTACGCGCTCTTCAACTACCATCGACGTGTCAAGCTGCTGAACACTGGAAGTCCATACGGTTACATCGACTACATGGGTCCTACGTTTCTCGCTCTAACGATTGTGGTTGGCATCGTTGTGATCACGGTCATT